CTGAGTATAATTGCTTGTTGTCTGTGTCTTATGACTCTAAAAACATTGAATTCTCAGTGACAAAATGATAGAATTGGCCATTGTAGTTTACCTCTGAACTAATCAGACTATTGACTCAATGACTTTATTCTCATTCTCTGCTAAAGTACATAACTGTCCCCAATTTCTTTTCTGGTGAAAATTCTGCTTTTAGATACACAAATGCAATCTAGATTAGATAATAGAATTGCCTAGAGGCATCTTAGATACAAATTGAAACTATTTAAACAACACATCTATACCTttgcaataatttttatttaaatttgtataaACAATGTGTTTTAAGGTCTGGATCATTTCATACTAAAAAGAGTGAATtagataaaacaaataatttctgCCTTATGTAACTCTGTTTTGCTGGttacatcttttaattttttttataatctTAGGGGTTTGTGGTTTGTGTAATTCATACTAGATGATTTATGTACAATGACCCTTAGGATATTTCCCACTAACTACTACCTTCATTTCTCTGTGGGTAGTAGATTTTAATTTGTAAAGTATAATTACTGCTCATATTGAGTTTAAAAAATGTAGTGAGTAGCACAATAAAGGTGGGCTTTTTATTTATTAGATATTTCCTATTATTGGAACAAAAATGGCATATCATTCTTGGTCCACTGAGAGAATATATCAAATATACTACTTATGAGTTTATTGTTGAGTTTAAAGACTTTCTGTGCTTAGTAGAACGTGTACAATGTTGAACTATAGAGTAATGAATTAATTATGCAAATAGagaaattttatataatacaaaTAGATTTCTAAGGTCTGTTTTACCTGTAAAACCTATGATTCTATgatagattttgttgttgttgttatttaaatTGTCTAACCAAAGGCTTTTTTAGTGATGTACAAAAAGCATGGCTGCTGAATatcacaaatataaaatgtttagctattttgaggaaataatttattttacttgaacCTGCGAACATGTGTCAGGAGTATGTatcccttttgttttatttcgATTGTGAGGTTGTGACCAAGTAGATCTTGTTGTACTGTTTATTGCATAGTACCTGGAAATCATTACATGTCTTGGGATTTGTAAGGTAAAATAGGAGTGCCAATATTGcctaagaaaaaaaacacatacaaaacagcctaaaaatcttttaaaattcaggatTCTGGAGTGTATTCATATGATAATATGATAATGATTTCTGCCAGTTTCATATATGCTTGTATAATGTTTAGAAAACATcctagttcacttttttttttttttttctttttttttgcggtacgcgggcctctcactgttgtgacctctcccgtagcggagcacaggctccggacgcgcaggctcagcagccatggctcacgggcccagccgctccgcggcatgtgggatcttcccggaccggggcacgaacccgtatcccctgcatcgacaggcggactctcaaccactgtgccaccagggaagcccccctagttCACTTTTTGTTCTTTTGCAAAGTCGAATTATTTAGAtacaaaatgtaattttattgttttctgttggATCTTTTGTGTATACAgttgttttcatctttattaaatttttaacttattttgctTGTTCAAAAACTCATTAACAGGTTGCTGTTTTAAATGATCATACAGTTAATCAAATTGAAATTTGCCTTAATGAATCAGGttttaagtttttcttattttttaagtattaagcTAGATGGCTGACCTTTCATTTACCACAAATTTGTCTTATCATATAGAAGGATTTTAGTTAAAATTTGGAGTAAGCGTATGGAAGGCAGGAGTCTTGgtactgaattatttttttgcttAATCAGTGTTCTGGGCAAGTTAGTCCTTGTTAAAGAGGAATCATCTATGTAAGAAATTTAATTACTTGCTATTTATCTTACACATTGTTATCCCTTGATGATAGTTCTCATAGGAGGAGCAGTTGGTGATGTTAATAACATATAACCAGAAGAAAGTTGAGGAAAATGCTTCTATTCCAAGATTAAATTGCACAtgagtatatgaatatatatatgtgtgtgtatatatatgcacatatgttcATATTTGTATCAGAttagtgactttttttcttttctttctttctttctttatttttggccgcacctggcggcatgtgggatcttagttccctgaccagggactgaacccgcgccccctgcagtggaagtgcggagtcttaaccactggaccgtgaGGGAATTCTCTTTTAATCTGTTAATAAATAGGCCGGGATGACCAGTAGATGCTTTTTATAGTAATTTGAGCTCCATATGATATAGAATACTATAGAAAAGGTCATCTgagtttttatttgtgttttcaaatattagaACTCTGAATCTTCAGTTTCAGTTTCActttagaaaacaatgaaatcaaaggCTTTTTGTGTAGTGAGGAAATATTACTTTTcattacttaaatttatttttatttgtttatttatttatttttttggctgagccacacggcatgtgagattagttccccgagcagggattgaacctgtgccccctgcagtggaagtacggaatcctaaccaatggaccactagagaattcctggaaataataatttttaaatttcctttttcaggTTAGAAAAGCACCTACTGCCTGTGATTTTGATCAGTGGGAGACTGAAACAGTTTACTCTAATTCAGAAGTCAGAAACTTGAATGTTCCTGCTATACTTCCAAATATCTTGCCAAGCCCTACTGAACACTCTACTTTAGCAAAGTTTGAAAAGATAACTGGAATTTTGCCATTGAATACTGAGGACCAATTTAAATCTAATGGGATAGACTTAGCTAGGGACTCAGAAGAATTCAGTTATCTGAAGCAATGTGATAGTTCAAATATTAGCCATGCAGAAAACAAAGCTTCTCTAAAGATCTCCTCAACAGCTGCACAAGAGCCACTTATTTCTGGTGATCTCTTtctaacaaatgaagaacaaGATCCATCACTTTTGGGGGAAGTTACTCCCGATCCCTACATAATGAGTCTTCAGAAGCTGATGAAAAAGTCAAAGGAATATATAGAAAGAGAGCAATCTAGACACAGTCTGAGAAGTAGTGCAAAGAGGAATGTTAATGAGAGTTATTCAGACAAAGAAAATGATGCTGTTAAAGTGACTGACTGTGAAAAGGAGAAGGGCCAGTTGATGGGCAAGCACTGTGGTTCAGTTATTCCTGACAAACCAAGCCTTAATAAATCAAACGTTCTTCTCCAAGGTGCTTCCACTCAAGCAAGCAGCGTGAATACGTCCATTTTAGGTAGCTTTTCTAAAGTGGACATACCTATACCAACTGGCCATTCCACTGTTTTAGAGCCTGATTCTGATTTTAAAGGCATTCCCACTTTTGTTACTGAAAATAATGTTATCAAAAGTCTTACTGGTTCATATGCCAAATTACCTAGCCCAGAGCCAAGCCTAAGTCCTAAAATGCATCGAAGGTGTTCTAGGCCATCATCAGCATGTCATATACTTATAAATAACCCAATAAATGCTTGTGAATTAAGTCCTAAAGGAAAAGAACAGGCAGTGGACTTAGTTGTTCAAGAAACTGATGAAAAAACAAATGTACCTGAAACTGTGCCAGAGTTACCAATTGATTTAGCAGGAGTTTGTTCAAGCAAGGTCTATGTCAGTAAAAATACATCTGAAGCCATACAGGAAATGGTTTTAGGTAAATCAAATCAGGTATGTCAATCTTCAGGAAgtcaattagaaaataaagttattcatGGACTTGCTATCATGGAAGGTCAGTTAACATCTGATGGGAGAGGACCACACAAAATGGACAGTACATGTACTGCAGTGGAAAGATTGCATGAGCCATATGCCACCAGTCAATGTATAGTGAGTCAAAACTTTGGAACTGTGAGTGGACTCAAGTCAGCCAATGTGTTAGAGAAAAACTCCTGCAATTTCCAAATGGGACTGAATAAGTCTTATGATGTAAAAAACCCATCTCCTTTACTGATGCAAAACCAGAATACCAGAGAGCATATGGACACCCCTACAGCGTCCTGTGGAAATGAACAATTTTTGGATAACAGTTTTGAGAAAGTTAAACGGAGACTTGATTTAGATATTGATAATTTGCAAAAAGAAAACTGGCCTTATGTCATAACAACTGGAATAGCTGAACAGGAAAGGCAACATTTGCCAGAAAAAAGATACTCTAAGGGGTCTGTCTAcatcaacaagaataaaatattagaaagtaGTTCCAAAGGTAAGACAGCTTCAAAGTGTTTAATATCTGCCAAGCAGGTGGCATCTCTATTTAATACCTTTAATTGACAATAATtgtcagaataataataattgcagAATAATTATAATTGTCTTCATCTGTTCATTTATCAGAGAGCATCACTAGCTACAGTTTAATGCCATTTGATAGGCTTTCTTAAAGGATTTTCCTATTTAAATTATGAATCTTTCACAATCCACTTGGTATTATAGAGAATATTGTTAATGACTGG
The DNA window shown above is from Kogia breviceps isolate mKogBre1 chromosome 14, mKogBre1 haplotype 1, whole genome shotgun sequence and carries:
- the CCP110 gene encoding centriolar coiled-coil protein of 110 kDa isoform X3, which encodes MEEYEKFCEKILARIQEASLSTESFLPVQSESISLIRFHGVAALSPLLNIEKRKEMQQEKQKALDVEARKQVNRKRALLTRVQEILENVQVRKAPTACDFDQWETETVYSNSEVRNLNVPAILPNILPSPTEHSTLAKFEKITGILPLNTEDQFKSNGIDLARDSEEFSYLKQCDSSNISHAENKASLKISSTAAQEPLISGDLFLTNEEQDPSLLGEVTPDPYIMSLQKLMKKSKEYIEREQSRHSLRSSAKRNVNESYSDKENDAVKVTDCEKEKGQLMGKHCGSVIPDKPSLNKSNVLLQGASTQASSVNTSILGSFSKVDIPIPTGHSTVLEPDSDFKGIPTFVTENNVIKSLTGSYAKLPSPEPSLSPKMHRRCSRPSSACHILINNPINACELSPKGKEQAVDLVVQETDEKTNVPETVPELPIDLAGVCSSKVYVSKNTSEAIQEMVLGKSNQVCQSSGSQLENKVIHGLAIMEGQLTSDGRGPHKMDSTCTAVERLHEPYATSQCIVSQNFGTVSGLKSANVLEKNSCNFQMGLNKSYDVKNPSPLLMQNQNTREHMDTPTASCGNEQFLDNSFEKVKRRLDLDIDNLQKENWPYVITTGIAEQERQHLPEKRYSKGSVYINKNKILESSSKEGEEILKSKMLAFEEMRKRLEEQHAQQLSLLIAEQEREQERLQKEIEEREKMLKGKKVITAEASELDISNAVDLEWRKISDSGLLETMLSQVDSLHTSNSNSSGFTSSALQHSFGSASEVPFYLWGSSTSGLTKLSVTRPFGRAKTKWSQVFSAEVQAKFNKVTAVAKGFLTRRLMQTDKLKQLRQTVKDTMEFIRSFQLEAPLKRGVVSAQDASLQERVLAQLRAALYGIHDIFFVMDAAERMSILHHDREVRKEKMLRQMDKMKSPRVALSAATQKSLDRKKYMKAAEMGMPNKKFLVKQNPSETRVLQPNQGQNAPVHRLLSRQGSICRKNPKKAAKCCDNLRRQHSLG
- the CCP110 gene encoding centriolar coiled-coil protein of 110 kDa isoform X1; the encoded protein is MEEYEKFCEKILARIQEASLSTESFLPVQSESISLIRFHGVAALSPLLNIEKRKEMQQEKQKALDVEARKQVNRKRALLTRVQEILENVQVRKAPTACDFDQWETETVYSNSEVRNLNVPAILPNILPSPTEHSTLAKFEKITGILPLNTEDQFKSNGIDLARDSEEFSYLKQCDSSNISHAENKASLKISSTAAQEPLISGDLFLTNEEQDPSLLGEVTPDPYIMSLQKLMKKSKEYIEREQSRHSLRSSAKRNVNESYSDKENDAVKVTDCEKEKGQLMGKHCGSVIPDKPSLNKSNVLLQGASTQASSVNTSILGSFSKVDIPIPTGHSTVLEPDSDFKGIPTFVTENNVIKSLTGSYAKLPSPEPSLSPKMHRRCSRPSSACHILINNPINACELSPKGKEQAVDLVVQETDEKTNVPETVPELPIDLAGVCSSKVYVSKNTSEAIQEMVLGKSNQVCQSSGSQLENKVIHGLAIMEGQLTSDGRGPHKMDSTCTAVERLHEPYATSQCIVSQNFGTVSGLKSANVLEKNSCNFQMGLNKSYDVKNPSPLLMQNQNTREHMDTPTASCGNEQFLDNSFEKVKRRLDLDIDNLQKENWPYVITTGIAEQERQHLPEKRYSKGSVYINKNKILESSSKEGEEILKSKMLAFEEMRKRLEEQHAQQLSLLIAEQEREQERLQKEIEEREKMLKGKKVITAEASELDISNAVDLEWRKISDSGLLETMLSQVDSLHTSNSNSSGFTSSALQHSFGSASEVPFYLWGSSTSGLTKLSVTRPFGRAKTKWSQVFSAEVQAKFNKVTAVAKGFLTRRLMQTDKLKQLRQTVKDTMEFIRSFQLEAPLKRGVVSAQDASLQERVLAQLRAALYGIHDIFFVMDAAERMSILHHDREVRKEKMLRQMDKMKSPRVALSAATQKSLDRKKYMKAAEMGMPNKKFLVKQNPSETRVLQPNQGQNAPVHRLLSRQGTPKTSVKGVVQNRQKSSQSRVPNRAPVSGVYAGKIQRKQPNVATT
- the CCP110 gene encoding centriolar coiled-coil protein of 110 kDa isoform X4, which produces MEEYEKFCEKILARIQEASLSTESFLPVQSESISLIRFHGVAALSPLLNIEKRKEMQQEKQKALDVEARKQVNRKRALLTRVQEILENVQVRKAPTACDFDQWETETVYSNSEVRNLNVPAILPNILPSPTEHSTLAKFEKITGILPLNTEDQFKSNGIDLARDSEEFSYLKQCDSSNISHAENKASLKISSTAAQEPLISGDLFLTNEEQDPSLLGEVTPDPYIMSLQKLMKKSKEYIEREQSRHSLRSSAKRNVNESYSDKENDAVKVTDCEKEKGQLMGKHCGSVIPDKPSLNKSNVLLQGASTQASSVNTSILGSFSKVDIPIPTGHSTVLEPDSDFKGIPTFVTENNVIKSLTGSYAKLPSPEPSLSPKMHRRCSRPSSACHILINNPINACELSPKGKEQAVDLVVQETDEKTNVPETVPELPIDLAGVCSSKVYVSKNTSEAIQEMVLGKSNQVCQSSGSQLENKVIHGLAIMEGQLTSDGRGPHKMDSTCTAVERLHEPYATSQCIVSQNFGTVSGLKSANVLEKNSCNFQMGLNKSYDVKNPSPLLMQNQNTREHMDTPTASCGNEQFLDNSFEKVKRRLDLDIDNLQKENWPYVITTGIAEQERQHLPEKRYSKGSVYINKNKILESSSKGEEILKSKMLAFEEMRKRLEEQHAQQLSLLIAEQEREQERLQKEIEEREKMLKGKKVITAEASELDISNAVDLEWRKISDSGLLETMLSQVDSLHTSNSNSSGFTSSALQHSFGSASEVPFYLWGSSTSGLTKLSVTRPFGRAKTKWSQVFSAEVQAKFNKVTAVAKGFLTRRLMQTDKLKQLRQTVKDTMEFIRSFQLEAPLKRGVVSAQDASLQERVLAQLRAALYGIHDIFFVMDAAERMSILHHDREVRKEKMLRQMDKMKSPRVALSAATQKSLDRKKYMKAAEMGMPNKKFLVKQNPSETRVLQPNQGQNAPVHRLLSRQGSICRKNPKKAAKCCDNLRRQHSLG
- the CCP110 gene encoding centriolar coiled-coil protein of 110 kDa isoform X2 produces the protein MEEYEKFCEKILARIQEASLSTESFLPVQSESISLIRFHGVAALSPLLNIEKRKEMQQEKQKALDVEARKQVNRKRALLTRVQEILENVQVRKAPTACDFDQWETETVYSNSEVRNLNVPAILPNILPSPTEHSTLAKFEKITGILPLNTEDQFKSNGIDLARDSEEFSYLKQCDSSNISHAENKASLKISSTAAQEPLISGDLFLTNEEQDPSLLGEVTPDPYIMSLQKLMKKSKEYIEREQSRHSLRSSAKRNVNESYSDKENDAVKVTDCEKEKGQLMGKHCGSVIPDKPSLNKSNVLLQGASTQASSVNTSILGSFSKVDIPIPTGHSTVLEPDSDFKGIPTFVTENNVIKSLTGSYAKLPSPEPSLSPKMHRRCSRPSSACHILINNPINACELSPKGKEQAVDLVVQETDEKTNVPETVPELPIDLAGVCSSKVYVSKNTSEAIQEMVLGKSNQVCQSSGSQLENKVIHGLAIMEGQLTSDGRGPHKMDSTCTAVERLHEPYATSQCIVSQNFGTVSGLKSANVLEKNSCNFQMGLNKSYDVKNPSPLLMQNQNTREHMDTPTASCGNEQFLDNSFEKVKRRLDLDIDNLQKENWPYVITTGIAEQERQHLPEKRYSKGSVYINKNKILESSSKGEEILKSKMLAFEEMRKRLEEQHAQQLSLLIAEQEREQERLQKEIEEREKMLKGKKVITAEASELDISNAVDLEWRKISDSGLLETMLSQVDSLHTSNSNSSGFTSSALQHSFGSASEVPFYLWGSSTSGLTKLSVTRPFGRAKTKWSQVFSAEVQAKFNKVTAVAKGFLTRRLMQTDKLKQLRQTVKDTMEFIRSFQLEAPLKRGVVSAQDASLQERVLAQLRAALYGIHDIFFVMDAAERMSILHHDREVRKEKMLRQMDKMKSPRVALSAATQKSLDRKKYMKAAEMGMPNKKFLVKQNPSETRVLQPNQGQNAPVHRLLSRQGTPKTSVKGVVQNRQKSSQSRVPNRAPVSGVYAGKIQRKQPNVATT